The genomic window CGGCTGCCGCCGATGATGACGAGGTCGGCTTCGCCTTCCTGCGCGATCTGCGCCGTGGCAGCGGCCCAGACTTCGGCGGTGTACTGCGCCAGCCCCGCCGCGTCGCCCACCAGCACTTGGTCGGCGTACTGCGCGGCTTCGTTGGCGACTTCGGCCACGCCCTGGCCCATGACCAGCAGCGTGACGGGGCCTTCGCGGCCCGACTCACGGGCGGCGGTCACCATTTCGAGGGTGGACTTGGCGAGCTTGGCGCCGTTGTGTTCGGCAACGATCAGAATCATCAGGCGATCACCTTCGCTTCATTGCGCAGGAGGTTGAGCAGTTCGGCGGCGGCGGCCTGCGGGTCCTTGCCGTCGATCATCTTGTTCAGGCGGGCGCGGGTCTGGATCTCGGCGTTCACGGTGCGCACGCGGGGCTGCACGCCGTAGGTGTCGAGGCTGTCCTTGCGCAGCTCCTTCTTCTTGGCCTTCATGATGTTGGGCAGCGTGGGGTAACGCGGCTCGTTCAGGCCCTGCTGGGTGGTGACCACCGCGGGCAGGGGAGCGCGGAAGCTCTCATTGCCTTCGTCCACGTCGTGACGGCCCGTCACGCTGTCGCCCTCGACCTTCAGTTCGTTGGTCCAGGTGAGTTGCGGCCAGCCGAGGCGCTCGGCGGTGGCGGCGCCCAGGGCCTGCGAGTCCCAGTCAGCTTCTTGCCCGCCGACCAGAATCAGACCGGCGTTCTCGGCCTGCGCGACCTGCGCGACAATCTTGCTGAGGCTCACCGCGTCGATCTTCTCATCGGTTTCCACGTGAATGGCGCGGTCCACACCCATCGCCAGGGCGGTGCGCAGGGCATCTTCGTTGCGCTGCGGGCCGACGGCCAGGGCGATGATGGTGTCCACGGGAGCGCCGCCTTCACGCAGTCTCAGGGCTTCTTCCACGCCGTACTCGTCCATGCCGTCGACCACCAGGGTCGCGCCTTCGAGGTCCACACCGCTGCCGGCCACTTTCACGCGGGCTTCGGCGTCGGGCACCTGCCGTACCAGAGTCAGAATATTCATGCGTCTCCCTCCACTTCACCATGCTGCCGGTCGGGGCAGCTGAATGTTGACTTGCTTACCGGCTTGCCGGACTCGCCACACAAGTTTGTACTCGGTACAAGTTAGCGTGTGAGGCTCAGATTTTCCACCACTTCCAGCACCCCCTATATTACTGCGCCGGGCATTAGGGGGTAGGGTGATGGCTTACCCAATCCTGTCTCTGGCACCGTACTCAGTCGCCCTGGCACCCGGAGCTGACCGCCAGCTTTCCGTTGCCTCAAGGCGAACTCAAGCGCCTGATGAGAAGGGCTCATAGAAAAAGTGGACAGTAACAGGCATGAAGAAGTTCCTTGCTCTGTCCACCACCGCCCTGCTCGCCACCGCTGCCGCGCAGACCACCGTCGTCGTGCAGCCCTCGTCCAGCCTGGGCCTGCGCGGTCTGGAATTCGGCGTGCTCGGCGGCTACGCGGGCGGCCTGAACGGTGAAGTCTTTGTCCACGCGCCGAACGTGGCTGGCCCGGTGGGCGTCAAGCTCAGCGCCTCGCAGACCTCCGCCAGCGACGCCCTGCGCGACGACGTGAGCGTCAACTCGACCCTGGGCCTGGGCACCTTCGGCAGCTATAAGCAGCAGGGCCTGGCGACCGAAAGCGGCAGCCACAGCACCTACGCCCTCGACGGCACCTACAACCTGGGCCAGGTCGGACGCGGCGTGGACCTGACCGCCTACGCGGGCGGGCGCTACGGCACCTTCAGCGCCACCGAAACCTACGCGGGCGACGCCGCCCTCTCGCAGACCACCCGCACCAGCGCGTTCGGCGTGGGCGCCGGCGCCATGCTCGGCTACCGCATCAGCGACCGTGCCAGCCTGATCGGCGACCTCGGCGTGGACCAGTACTTCAACGGCGCCATCACCAACGGCACCGACGCGGGCACCTACCAGACCGGTGAAGCCGGCTACAACGATGTGCGTGCCCGTTTCGCCTTCCCCGGCACCGTGTTCAAGGCCAAGGTGGGCGTCAAGTTCAACTTCTAAGCGCTTTCCTCTGAACGACTCCCCGGCTCCGGCTGGGGGGTTTTCTTTTGGCGTTCGAGCAGGCTTTGGAGCTGGCTGAACGCCGCCACCGTGCGTGGAAATCCGAGGTAGGGGACACACAGCAGCAGGGCTTCGCGAACCTCCTGCTCTGTCGCTCCGGCGCGCAGGGCACCGCGCAGGTGGGTCTTGAGCTCGTCGGGGCTGCCGAGCGAGACGAGCAGCACGCTGGCGAGCAGTTCCTTCGTCTTGAGGTCGAGGCCGGGCCGTTCGTACACCGTGTCGTAGGCGAAGTCGCGGATATACGCCATCAGGTCGGGGTCGAGCGCGGCGAGCCGGTCGAGGATGCGCTCCTCCTGCGCGCCGAAAATGGCTTGCCGGGCGGTGGTGGGGGCGTCGTCGGACATGGAGACAGCATGGCAGGCCCGCGCCTCGCTGACCCCGTATGCTGCCTGCGCCCATGACCCGCCGCTCTGTGCCTAGGCCACGCCGCCTGCATGTCCTGGGGGCTTCGGGAGCGGGAACGACGACGCTGGGACGGGATCTGGCCGCCGCATTGCAGCTCGGGCACTTCGAGACAGACGACTTCTTCTGGGCCCCGTCCGACCCGCCTTACCACGTTAAACGGGCACCCGAACAGCGCCTGAGCCTGCTTCGTGAAGCGTTAGTGGACGGCGATGGCTGGGTGCTCAGCGGCTCGCTGTGTGGCTGGGGCGACCCGCTGATGGCGGAGTTCGACGCGGTTATCTTCGTGACGTTGCCGACTCCGTTGCGGCTCGAGCGCACCCGCCAGCGCGAACGGGCGCGGTTCGGCGCGCAACTCGACGAAGGCGGCGCCATGCACCGGCGGCAGCTGGACTTCATGGCATGGTCGGCCGGTGACGACGACCCGGCGTCCAGCGTGGGCCGCAGCCGCCTGGTTCATGAAGCGTGGCTGGCGCGGCTTTCGTGCCCTGTCGTGCGGGTGGACAACGCCGGAACGCAGGCAGACACACTGGGCGAGGTGCTGGCCCGGCTGTCTGCCCTGCCTTGAAACGCTAGCGGTCCTTGACC from Deinococcus radiodurans R1 = ATCC 13939 = DSM 20539 includes these protein-coding regions:
- a CDS encoding carboxymuconolactone decarboxylase family protein, yielding MSDDAPTTARQAIFGAQEERILDRLAALDPDLMAYIRDFAYDTVYERPGLDLKTKELLASVLLVSLGSPDELKTHLRGALRAGATEQEVREALLLCVPYLGFPRTVAAFSQLQSLLERQKKTPQPEPGSRSEESA
- a CDS encoding ATP-binding protein: MPRPRRLHVLGASGAGTTTLGRDLAAALQLGHFETDDFFWAPSDPPYHVKRAPEQRLSLLREALVDGDGWVLSGSLCGWGDPLMAEFDAVIFVTLPTPLRLERTRQRERARFGAQLDEGGAMHRRQLDFMAWSAGDDDPASSVGRSRLVHEAWLARLSCPVVRVDNAGTQADTLGEVLARLSALP
- a CDS encoding electron transfer flavoprotein subunit beta/FixA family protein, producing the protein MNILTLVRQVPDAEARVKVAGSGVDLEGATLVVDGMDEYGVEEALRLREGGAPVDTIIALAVGPQRNEDALRTALAMGVDRAIHVETDEKIDAVSLSKIVAQVAQAENAGLILVGGQEADWDSQALGAATAERLGWPQLTWTNELKVEGDSVTGRHDVDEGNESFRAPLPAVVTTQQGLNEPRYPTLPNIMKAKKKELRKDSLDTYGVQPRVRTVNAEIQTRARLNKMIDGKDPQAAAAELLNLLRNEAKVIA